Proteins co-encoded in one Acidobacteriota bacterium genomic window:
- a CDS encoding regulatory protein RecX: MGNDEKIFVSALRILKFSDKSSKELKRKLEKKGFKNPEIDKTIRELQRLDYLNDKKFAENFIRYKISTKSWGQERIRNELRRKGIENEDIENALRTVLNEFNEDQILENEIEKYLLRKGSVNNFFEIRKIEGYLLRKGFRWDKIKE, encoded by the coding sequence ATGGGAAATGATGAGAAAATCTTTGTTTCAGCTTTAAGAATTCTGAAGTTTTCTGATAAATCTTCAAAGGAACTGAAAAGAAAATTAGAAAAAAAAGGATTCAAAAATCCTGAAATAGATAAAACAATAAGAGAACTGCAAAGACTTGATTATTTAAATGATAAAAAATTTGCGGAAAATTTTATAAGATATAAAATTTCCACTAAAAGTTGGGGTCAGGAAAGAATTAGAAACGAACTAAGGAGAAAAGGCATTGAAAATGAAGATATTGAAAATGCTCTAAGAACTGTTCTGAATGAGTTCAACGAAGATCAGATTTTAGAAAACGAGATTGAGAAATATCTTTTAAGAAAGGGGAGTGTTAATAATTTTTTTGAAATCAGAAAAATTGAAGGATATTTGTTGAGAAAAGGTTTCAGATGGGATAAAATAAAGGAA